From the genome of Tripterygium wilfordii isolate XIE 37 chromosome 6, ASM1340144v1, whole genome shotgun sequence:
tttctctctctgaatGAATTTTATGTTGATCTAGTTGTTTTTTCTAtacttttgtttgatttgttttgtgatGTTTCAAATGTGTGGTTGGGTCTAATTAGGGGAAAAGCTTCTCCAACTTGAGCGTGAGAAGGGGATTGTTATCCGTTTCATGATTGGCCACAGGTAAAATCTTATACTTCAATCATGCATTTAATGACTGTTGTAACTTGTAAAATTGAATCAAAAAGGAAAAGACTGGGTAGAGATTTCAGAAATCGCTGGTAGTCAGTTCTTTTGCATTTTCATGTGTAGCAAAATAATCTGCGGTTCCTGATATGTCAATAAAATATTATAGGATTCGAGGGGCAACTGTAAGCAATTGATGATCCATTTCAATTAATGTAGTTTTTTCTGGGTTATCAATTGTGTTTCGATTTTAGTTATAGCATATGTGTTGCGTAGCTACTTTGACCCCGAGAGgtggtttgttttcttttgcacGTGTACCATCAGTTTGAACACATACTCAAGTGTATCTGAAGCGCCCTTGCAAAAACTCATATGCTAATAGTCTTTGATTATGCTATTCGTTTCATCCTTCATATGAAATTGGGAAGCGACAGGGGGTGCATTCATTGTCTGCTCATAATTATTTTGCCTAGTTGGAAAGAAATCTATATTTAGTATCCAAAAGCATATTGTTATGAAATGTACATTTGGGCCGTATAATTATGGGCCATTTAACAGATTTGGGCGGTAGATTGAAGGTTTTATGGAGAGTTCATGGCTTATAGTTTGTCCTCCATGCTTTCTTAGTCACACTTGCATTACTTTTTTTGTAGGATTATGAGTTctcctttaacaccttttaacaATGCAAATCAACCTATTTACTTCCTTAATATATTGAATCTTAATGGGTTAGAAAGTCCAAATATAAACGAACTTAATTATTTGTTGAAGCATGTTGGGCGGTATATGAAGGTTTTTCTGACAGTTCTGGTTTTCTAGTTTGTCCTCCATTATATCCGAAAATAGCACTGGAGTTCAGAAATGAAAGCACTGGAGATTTTGAGACAAAAATTTAGTTGAAGCTTTAGCAGCAACAGTTTGTATTGTGACCTTTTTTGTGCTGCAATGTAGGATGTGTTTGGCCTTCAAAGTCATAAAACATTGTTGCTGTTAATTCTCAAAATGAATTGCATTAATCATGCGGATGATCTGATACACGTTGAAGTAAATTATAGACTAATGTAGAAAGGAAAATGATCACATTGTCTTCTAATAACTTATATTGCGAAGGGTTAGGTACATGAATGGTACTAATAATTCAATGCAAGTTACATGCTTTTTCTTTATACTATGTTTGATAGAGTCCTGGTGTCTTTTTAAACAGATGTATCTTTTTGGATGTTTGGGCTGTTTTTCCCGCCAAACAGTATAATCTATGGTTAAGGTCCTATGAATTTGAGTTTGGATCAAACCAAGAAATTTCTAGATGATAAAGAACAATGTTTGATCCTTGGTTTACTCTGACAAAGATTGGAGTTGGGTGGTATGGATCTTCTATTCCTCATCCATCTTTTCTTTGTTCCTCCTGGTGCTCCTGTCCCCCTCCCTTTCAGTTTCCCCAAAAGCCAAGggaaaaagcaaagaaaagtaaagagaCCTGGATACTGCCACTCTGCCGCTATTTGGTGGTACGGATCTTCTATTCCTTATCCATCTTTTCTTTGTTCCTCCCGACGCTCCTGTCGACCTCCCTTTCCCCAAAAGCCAAGggaaaaagcaaagaaaagtaaagagaCCTGGATACTGCCACTCTGTTGCTATTTGGTCTAATCGGAAGTGACTTGGAAATGCCTTGGCATATCATAAATTGAGAAAATTGGAATTTCTTGTAGTACATCTATAAATTGATATGCACTACATCTCATTTTTATCGGATATTGGCGTTATATTGGACACTGAAAGGCAATTTTGCAACATAGTGTTGCTTTATTTTATGTACTAGGGAACTGATCCAAGTGatatttgtatttatttgttCAGTGCAACTTCCAACAGTATTTTGGATAGGGCTATTGATTCTGAAGATGCTCAGCACAAAGACTTTCTTAGACTGGTAAAGTAAACATAAGCATGATGTGTAGCATATATGAGGATCTAGGAAATTCTACAAGTTACTAAGCCTATTTATTGTGTTATCTTGCAGGAGCATGTTGAGGGATACCATGAATTGtctgcaaaaacaaaaattttcttCTCCACTGCAGTTGAAAAATGGGATGCTGATTTCTATGTCAAGGTGGATGATGATGTCCATGTAAATCTGGGAATGCTAGCGGCTACTCTTTCCCATCACCGTTCAAAGCCAAGGGTGTACATCGGGTGCATGAAATCTGGACCTGTTCTTGCTCAAAAGTATTCCTTCTGCTCCTATTAGTTAACAAATCATTACCTTTTCGTTATCTCACACGGTATTCTATCTTTTAACCTTAAATTCTTGGCCATCTATAGGAATGTCAAGTATCATGAACCGGAGTATTGGAAGTTTGGAGAGGAGGGGAGCAAATACTTCCGACATGCGACTGGCCAGATATATGCAATCTCAAAAGATCTTGCCACTTACATCTCCATCAACCAGTAAGAAATGGAATTTTCACCTTATTTGCATTGCTGAATTTAGTATATTGTGAGTCGTAAGCTATAATAATGAGGGTCTGAGTCTCCACTTCTCTAGATTGTCTTATTCAGTATCTACCTGCTCAGTTGGAAACATTTCCTGTGCGCTTACTGTGCCAAATTTTTTGAGCACCACAATTTTGAAAGTTTGGAAACAGTCACAAATATAAAGTCCAATGTACCTTTGGAAGTATTTCAAAGTAGTTGATAGAAACTttgaatttattaattttatccGTGTTTAGGTTTACTTCTTGGCCTTAATGGCCAGAAAAGTTGGTTATTGAGCGGCAATGAAATTTCTAAGACGTGTTTGGTTCTAATTGTAGGCCCATATTACATAAATATGCTAATGAGGACGTTTCGCTTGGTTCTTGGTTTATCGGCCTTGAGGTTGAGCACATTGATGACCGCAATATGTGCTGTGGGACTCCACCAGGTATTGCTCTGGAATACATATGTGGGCATTTTTTTGaataagtaattaatttattgtctTTAAAACAGGGTGACATCTTTGAGTCCTTATGGTTCAGCGATAAAACTATAGTTGTTACGCTACTTGTGCTTCTGTTTTGATTTCCTTCGTGTGGACACCTTGTGCACCATGGCCCCCCGTGACACCCTCCTTTTCTTGTTTATAAGTTTACTTTTAGATATCtcacaaaaaaatgaagcatCATCCCACTTCTAGATATTGCATTGCAACATGGCTTCACTGAAGAGACTATTAATGTGGGAAAATCACTTGCGCTGGTGGCATTTTACCCTTTCATGAGGTTTTCCCTTTTAATTTCTACCCGAAGATTTCCATTACATCTAGAGAAACTTAACTTTGCAAAAACTTTGTCCGTACTGCCTTAGATCTTGTGGGATTGGAATGCTGATAAAAATTCTAACAATTCGTTCTTTTTACAAAAGAGATTTTATCAGTtcctaaagttttttttttttctcttttaacttAAGATCTTACGCTCTACCATCTCAGATTGTGAGTGGAAGGCACAGGCTGGTAACGTCTGCGTTGCATCGTTTGATTGGAGCTGCAGTGGAATCTGCAAGTCAGTGGAGAAGATCAAATTTGTCCACGAAAGATGCGGTGAAGGTGATGGAGCTGTTTGGAGTGCTCTGTTATAGGAATTAATTAGGAGGGTGTTCTTGGCTAGAAAGCAGTAGAGAAGCTAATCACATACTACTGAAAAGGAAGGGAGAGGTGAGTGAGAGTTGAGATTGAGGCATAGTTGACCACCAATACAATACCCGTCAAAAATGAAATATGTTGCCTCTATGACTTCCACTCCGGTGACTCCGGTGGCGGCTGCTTAGATGGACTGATAGTTGTTGCCCGGGCCTGGAATAGGGACGATGATATTTTAACGCAGCTTCCAATAGGtaatttatacttttttttgtaattttattctTCGAGTTGGCTTTGAATGTAGTTCTAGATTTAGGCATCTCTTAGCACGCAGATGCTGCTGCATGTGTAATCTCTTGAACTGATGGAGGCGTCTTTGAGTTAGCCAGACATTTATAGCGATGATTGAAAATTTGCGTAGTCCCTATTGAAAGTCTATAACAATCTATCTATctatgtctatatatatctatatctatatatactatatactatatatatatatataaactgagTGAGGCAAGCTCTATagatatctatatctatatatactatatactatatgtatataaactgaGTGAGGCAAGCTGACTTGCCGACATGTGCCTAGCCAACTTTCCGAGCGTGTGAGATGGAAGTGCCGAGATTTgagagatgaagatgatgtccgcTGGAGATAGAGATCCGCCGCATCGTGAAGTTTTATGGCAGTCATAATGCATAGTGAAATTTTCCGGCAGTTATAATGCATTTTCAGGCCCAATGTCATTCAACCTTGACAAAGATGCTACCAAGAAGTTGGGTTTTAGTAGAAAAAGATGCTACCAAGAAGTTGGGTTTTAGTAGAAATAGAGatctgcaattttgaagcaaAGGAAAAGTGGgggcaaaattaattttaaatgtgAAGCTTAAATAGGATAACATTGAAGGAATCTGTAGCTCCACAATTGTTCTGTTATAAATCAATTTAGAGATGCAGCACTATTATATCCCTAGGATGACTCATAATTTATATCCCTAGGATGACTCATAATTAGCCCAGAGGATTTTCCCAATTGTTATTTTCCAAGCATACTAATCCATTCGAGTAGACATGCATAAAATTATGAACAGTAATGATAATTGTATTCAAGAACAAAATGCAGCTCCATTAGGGAAAATTAATCTACAAAAATGATAGCTTCGGCACATCTCACAAGATCCATTATCAACACGGGCACCATTACATAAATGGAGTCATTAACATGAAATATCAAGCACCTAATTCATTTTTGCAATTGTGAAGTCCGACGTATTCGTGGTATTTACAACATGATAATGA
Proteins encoded in this window:
- the LOC119999394 gene encoding beta-1,3-galactosyltransferase 7-like isoform X4 codes for the protein MKSRGSVKISTKWIPFFCVSFFVLGLLFSNRVWVPPESNGQLMSQRRREQELQIVAEDCNTKSHSPDNDVLEEVHKTHKAIQSLDKADSTLQMELAANRNSQEMLSLEGSALSREGPPREKVFVVIGINTAFSSRKRRDSVRETWMPQGEKLLQLEREKGIVIRFMIGHSATSNSILDRAIDSEDAQHKDFLRLEHVEGYHELSAKTKIFFSTAVEKWDADFYVKVDDDVHVNLGMLAATLSHHRSKPRVYIGCMKSGPVLAQKNVKYHEPEYWKFGEEGSKYFRHATGQIYAISKDLATYISINQPILHKYANEDVSLGSWFIGLEVEHIDDRNMCCGTPPDCEWKAQAGNVCVASFDWSCSGICKSVEKIKFVHERCGEGDGAVWSALL
- the LOC119999394 gene encoding beta-1,3-galactosyltransferase 7-like isoform X2; this encodes MKSRGSVKISTKWIPFFCVSFFVLGLLFSNRVWVPPESNGQLMSQRRREQELQIVAEDCNTKSHSPDNDVLEEVHKTHKAIQLDRSLDKADSTLQMELAANRNSQEMLSLEGSALSREGPPREKVFVVIGINTAFSSRKRRDSVRETWMPQGEKLLQLEREKGIVIRFMIGHSATSNSILDRAIDSEDAQHKDFLRLEHVEGYHELSAKTKIFFSTAVEKWDADFYVKVDDDVHVNLGMLAATLSHHRSKPRVYIGCMKSGPVLAQKNVKYHEPEYWKFGEEGSKYFRHATGQIYAISKDLATYISINQPILHKYANEDVSLGSWFIGLEVEHIDDRNMCCGTPPDCEWKAQAGNVCVASFDWSCSGICKSVEKIKFVHERCGEGDGAVWSALL
- the LOC119999394 gene encoding beta-1,3-galactosyltransferase 7-like isoform X3, giving the protein MKSRGSVKISTKWIPFFCVSFFVLGLLFSNRVWVPPESNGQLMSQRRREQELQIVAEDCNTKSKHSPDNDVLEEVHKTHKAIQSLDKADSTLQMELAANRNSQEMLSLEGSALSREGPPREKVFVVIGINTAFSSRKRRDSVRETWMPQGEKLLQLEREKGIVIRFMIGHSATSNSILDRAIDSEDAQHKDFLRLEHVEGYHELSAKTKIFFSTAVEKWDADFYVKVDDDVHVNLGMLAATLSHHRSKPRVYIGCMKSGPVLAQKNVKYHEPEYWKFGEEGSKYFRHATGQIYAISKDLATYISINQPILHKYANEDVSLGSWFIGLEVEHIDDRNMCCGTPPDCEWKAQAGNVCVASFDWSCSGICKSVEKIKFVHERCGEGDGAVWSALL
- the LOC119999394 gene encoding beta-1,3-galactosyltransferase 7-like isoform X1, whose translation is MKSRGSVKISTKWIPFFCVSFFVLGLLFSNRVWVPPESNGQLMSQRRREQELQIVAEDCNTKSKHSPDNDVLEEVHKTHKAIQLDRSLDKADSTLQMELAANRNSQEMLSLEGSALSREGPPREKVFVVIGINTAFSSRKRRDSVRETWMPQGEKLLQLEREKGIVIRFMIGHSATSNSILDRAIDSEDAQHKDFLRLEHVEGYHELSAKTKIFFSTAVEKWDADFYVKVDDDVHVNLGMLAATLSHHRSKPRVYIGCMKSGPVLAQKNVKYHEPEYWKFGEEGSKYFRHATGQIYAISKDLATYISINQPILHKYANEDVSLGSWFIGLEVEHIDDRNMCCGTPPDCEWKAQAGNVCVASFDWSCSGICKSVEKIKFVHERCGEGDGAVWSALL